In the genome of Saccharomonospora viridis DSM 43017, one region contains:
- a CDS encoding tyrosine-type recombinase/integrase, producing the protein MAKPANLSDITVRDATLEYLEILERRVMRSQLSAATLTSYRRDLLEFTTLLGPDTDLDSIEADDLEIALTTLAKSPDRRYRVGVKIAEDGSTPPGRGPYSLARWFTAVRGLFRWAVDKGYVQVDPTVKVTPPRVPTRVGGTRVGLRLDEALTLREAPAVRSSGQLRADQRLSLRDEAILRLLVESGPRVSELCGANRSDIRVHEETGTPVLHVRGKGRKDRDLPLSKPTVEVIERYLAEERPAPPTPQRPHDMVERRRIDDAAGALFVSVRGWRLSPRDVQRMVQRYAKEFLGRRATPHSLRHTALTVLARAGVDIATVAQIAGHASLSTTSVYMDDSMSAAVEAIAESPLARP; encoded by the coding sequence GTGGCGAAGCCGGCAAACCTCTCCGACATCACGGTACGGGACGCGACACTCGAATACCTGGAGATCCTCGAACGACGTGTGATGCGCTCACAGCTGAGCGCCGCCACGCTCACCTCCTATCGCCGCGACCTCCTCGAATTCACCACTCTCCTGGGCCCGGACACCGACCTGGACTCGATCGAGGCCGACGACCTGGAGATCGCGCTGACCACATTGGCCAAATCACCGGACCGCCGGTACCGCGTCGGGGTGAAGATCGCCGAGGACGGCTCCACTCCCCCGGGTCGGGGTCCGTACTCGCTCGCTCGCTGGTTCACGGCCGTGCGCGGCTTGTTCCGGTGGGCGGTCGACAAAGGGTATGTGCAGGTGGACCCCACCGTGAAGGTCACCCCTCCCCGGGTTCCCACGCGGGTGGGTGGCACGCGGGTCGGTCTTCGGCTCGACGAGGCGCTGACCCTGCGCGAGGCGCCCGCGGTGCGGTCGTCCGGACAGTTGCGGGCCGATCAGCGGTTGAGTTTGCGGGACGAGGCGATCCTGCGTCTGCTGGTCGAGTCAGGACCTCGTGTGTCGGAACTGTGTGGGGCGAATCGCAGCGATATCCGCGTGCACGAGGAAACCGGCACGCCGGTGCTGCATGTGCGCGGTAAGGGGCGTAAGGATCGCGATCTGCCGTTGTCGAAACCCACGGTCGAGGTGATCGAGCGGTACCTGGCCGAGGAGCGTCCCGCTCCCCCGACGCCGCAGCGGCCGCACGACATGGTGGAGCGTCGCAGGATCGACGACGCCGCTGGGGCGTTGTTCGTGTCCGTTCGTGGTTGGCGGTTGTCGCCCCGCGATGTGCAGCGCATGGTGCAGCGGTACGCGAAGGAGTTCTTGGGGCGGCGCGCTACTCCGCATTCGCTGCGGCATACGGCGCTGACGGTGTTGGCGCGGGCGGGTGTGGACATCGCGACGGTGGCGCAGATCGCTGGGCATGCGAGTCTGTCGACGACGTCGGTGTACATGGACGACTCGATGAGCGCGGCGGTGGAGGCGATCGCGGAGTCTCCTTTGGCGCGGCCGTGA
- a CDS encoding class I SAM-dependent methyltransferase, translating to MGRCNRGVVMLMNRVETALVNSPPRRWLQRYYEVPWMRRLGGPLPPGARVLELGCGPGYGTQLILDRFGAGHVDAIDLDPAMITRARRRLTRRYGQRVRLAQGSATDLHTTLGEPLSRYDAVFDFAIIHHIPHWPDALAEIARVLTPGGRFYFDEVTALALATSTYRLLFDHPAENRFTAEEFLSELARHHLVVDQQYLTRRRGRYVLGVATYRP from the coding sequence ATGGGACGATGCAATCGAGGTGTTGTGATGTTGATGAACCGGGTCGAGACCGCGCTGGTCAACTCCCCGCCCCGGCGGTGGTTGCAGCGCTACTACGAGGTGCCGTGGATGCGCCGGCTCGGCGGGCCGCTGCCACCCGGGGCGCGGGTGCTGGAGCTGGGCTGCGGGCCGGGCTACGGCACCCAGCTGATCCTGGACCGTTTCGGCGCCGGCCACGTCGACGCGATCGACCTGGACCCCGCGATGATCACCCGGGCCCGGCGGCGCCTGACCCGCCGCTACGGCCAGCGGGTCCGCCTCGCCCAGGGCAGCGCCACCGACCTGCACACCACGCTGGGCGAGCCCCTCTCCCGCTACGACGCGGTGTTCGACTTCGCGATCATCCACCACATCCCCCATTGGCCCGACGCCCTGGCCGAGATCGCCCGCGTCCTCACCCCGGGCGGGCGGTTCTACTTCGACGAAGTCACCGCCCTGGCCCTGGCCACCTCTACCTACCGGCTGCTGTTCGACCACCCGGCCGAGAACCGCTTCACCGCCGAGGAATTCCTCTCCGAGCTGGCACGCCACCATCTCGTCGTCGACCAGCAGTACCTGACCCGCCGCCGCGGCCGGTACGTGCTCGGGGTGGCCACCTACCGGCCCTAA
- a CDS encoding carbon-nitrogen hydrolase family protein: protein MTTTRVASVQAEPAWLDLPATTDKTIDLIRQAAHNDARLIAFPELWLPGYPIFLMSTTVSEELPYVLRYRAAALAVDSPEMMRLRLAARENDIIVALGFAERAESSLYMSQCVIDETGAIVLHRRKLKPTHVERTLFGQGDGSDLQVTPTSIGRIGALNCAENMQPLTKFALIAEDEQIRVSSWPPLDYYGGPFLSGENITALNQANAMEASEFVLMSTQVVSEHASRVFSSEPGTSAPPFTGGGYARIFGPDSTLLSDVLPPEQEGIVYADIDLTAIEIANHYFDPVGHYSRPDIFEVTIDRRPKPAVHQITSETHRSYPPLAPEDTHHD from the coding sequence ATGACCACAACCCGCGTCGCATCCGTCCAAGCCGAACCCGCCTGGCTCGACCTACCGGCCACAACCGACAAAACCATCGACCTGATCCGCCAAGCCGCCCACAACGACGCCCGACTCATCGCCTTCCCCGAACTATGGCTACCGGGCTACCCCATCTTCCTGATGAGCACCACCGTCTCCGAGGAACTGCCCTACGTCCTGCGCTACCGCGCGGCCGCCCTCGCCGTGGACTCCCCCGAGATGATGCGACTGCGCCTGGCCGCCCGAGAAAACGACATCATCGTCGCCCTCGGATTCGCCGAACGAGCCGAAAGCTCGCTCTACATGTCGCAATGCGTCATCGACGAAACCGGAGCCATCGTCCTCCACCGCCGCAAACTCAAACCCACCCACGTCGAACGCACCCTGTTCGGCCAAGGCGACGGCAGCGACCTCCAAGTGACCCCCACCTCGATCGGCCGCATCGGCGCACTCAACTGCGCGGAAAACATGCAACCCCTGACGAAATTCGCCCTCATCGCCGAGGACGAACAAATCCGCGTCTCCTCATGGCCACCGCTGGACTACTACGGCGGCCCCTTCCTCAGCGGCGAGAACATCACCGCACTCAACCAAGCCAACGCCATGGAAGCCAGCGAATTCGTCCTGATGTCGACCCAAGTCGTCTCCGAGCACGCCAGCCGCGTCTTCAGCTCCGAACCAGGCACCTCAGCCCCACCCTTCACAGGCGGCGGCTACGCCCGCATCTTCGGACCGGACAGCACCCTGCTCAGCGACGTCCTACCCCCCGAACAAGAAGGCATCGTCTACGCCGACATCGACCTGACCGCCATCGAAATCGCCAACCACTACTTCGACCCGGTCGGCCACTACTCCCGACCCGACATCTTCGAAGTGACCATCGACCGCCGCCCCAAACCCGCCGTCCACCAGATCACCTCAGAAACCCACCGCTCCTACCCACCCCTCGCCCCGGAGGACACCCACCACGACTAA
- a CDS encoding tyrosine-type recombinase/integrase translates to MSTVVALPTNPSALTIGRAAELFLDSLGNPNTFRAYGAGVGKTADRLGERRPLAAVADDEVGEALELLWGGAAVNTWNARRAAVLSWLAWCRERGHDAPSVPGWTKRMTVPDSQTPVRSRLAIDRLIAHREVGLREKTLYRMLYESAARAEEILGINIEDLDLAGRRCPVKAKGAARARRRGQGRADFMLETVYWDAGTARLLPRLLKGRSRGPVFVTHRHPGPCKVLSPRDVCPDSGLARLSYGQARALLDAHTALQGPGTGWDLHELRHSALTHLGEAGASLLLLMAKSRHRKPENLRRYFKPSDQALAEITSLLAPGDSRR, encoded by the coding sequence GTGTCCACCGTCGTCGCGCTGCCGACGAACCCCTCGGCGCTGACCATCGGTCGGGCGGCCGAGCTGTTCCTCGACTCGCTGGGCAACCCGAACACGTTCCGTGCCTACGGGGCCGGGGTGGGCAAGACCGCCGACCGGTTGGGCGAGCGCCGGCCGCTGGCGGCGGTGGCCGATGACGAGGTCGGTGAGGCGCTGGAACTGCTGTGGGGCGGCGCGGCGGTCAACACGTGGAACGCCCGCCGCGCCGCGGTGTTGTCGTGGTTGGCTTGGTGCCGGGAACGTGGCCACGATGCTCCGAGCGTTCCGGGGTGGACCAAGCGGATGACGGTGCCGGACTCGCAAACCCCAGTCCGGTCTCGCCTGGCGATCGACCGGCTGATCGCACACCGGGAGGTGGGCCTGCGGGAGAAGACGCTGTACCGGATGCTCTACGAGAGCGCCGCGCGCGCCGAGGAGATCCTCGGCATCAACATCGAGGATCTCGACCTGGCCGGGCGCCGCTGCCCGGTCAAGGCCAAGGGTGCGGCCCGGGCCCGTCGGCGGGGCCAGGGGCGCGCGGATTTCATGTTAGAGACCGTCTACTGGGATGCCGGCACCGCCCGGTTGTTGCCGCGCCTGCTCAAGGGCCGCAGCCGGGGCCCGGTGTTTGTCACTCACCGCCACCCCGGCCCGTGCAAGGTCCTCAGCCCCCGTGATGTGTGTCCGGACAGCGGGCTGGCCCGGCTGTCCTACGGGCAGGCCCGTGCTCTGCTGGATGCCCACACCGCACTCCAGGGACCAGGAACGGGCTGGGACCTGCACGAGCTCCGCCACTCCGCGTTGACGCACCTCGGCGAGGCCGGAGCGAGCCTGTTGCTGCTGATGGCGAAGTCCCGGCATAGGAAGCCGGAGAACCTGCGCCGGTACTTCAAACCCTCCGACCAGGCGCTCGCCGAGATCACCAGCCTGTTGGCGCCCGGCGACAGCCGACGGTAG
- a CDS encoding FmdB family zinc ribbon protein has product MVTYSYRCRQCGDFDVRMPMGEATGAWACPWCGTSAVRRFTAPQVRRGDVAVRRAYEYAERSADEPEVVSAPPPARPPRVSRDPRHARLPRP; this is encoded by the coding sequence ATGGTGACCTACTCCTACCGGTGTCGGCAGTGCGGCGACTTCGATGTGCGGATGCCGATGGGTGAGGCGACGGGTGCGTGGGCTTGTCCGTGGTGTGGGACGTCGGCGGTTCGTCGGTTCACTGCTCCGCAGGTGCGGCGTGGTGATGTCGCTGTCAGGCGGGCGTATGAGTACGCCGAGCGTAGTGCGGATGAGCCTGAGGTGGTGTCGGCGCCTCCGCCGGCGCGGCCGCCTCGGGTGAGTCGTGATCCTCGGCATGCGCGTCTGCCCCGGCCGTGA
- a CDS encoding ArsR/SmtB family transcription factor, with the protein MTMNSMEGCLASSPPGANLDPAVALFHSLSDATRLAIVQRLAGGEARVADLIAELGLAQSTVSAHVACLRDCGLVVGRPQGRQVFYSLARPELMDLLASAETLLAATGNAVALCPTYGTDTTGDTENGEVVR; encoded by the coding sequence ATGACGATGAATAGCATGGAGGGGTGCCTGGCGTCGAGCCCGCCGGGCGCGAACCTGGATCCGGCTGTGGCGTTGTTTCACAGCCTGTCGGACGCCACGCGGTTGGCGATCGTGCAGCGCCTGGCCGGCGGGGAGGCCCGGGTCGCCGATCTGATCGCCGAGCTGGGGCTGGCGCAGTCGACGGTGTCGGCGCACGTGGCGTGCCTGCGGGACTGCGGGCTGGTCGTGGGGCGCCCGCAGGGGCGGCAGGTGTTCTACAGCCTGGCCCGCCCGGAGCTGATGGACCTGCTGGCCTCGGCTGAGACGCTGCTGGCCGCGACCGGCAACGCGGTGGCGCTGTGCCCGACCTACGGCACCGACACCACCGGTGATACCGAGAACGGGGAGGTCGTGCGGTGA
- a CDS encoding amidohydrolase family protein, giving the protein MAVCSRRIVSRRVGTRVFTGLTAVGVVGVLAAGAVVVPRSVAAAESEWVSVTVTEGTNLTASAAPDGSVVVDLQGVLFRVPAGGGEAERLTSVEDEAAMPDVGPDGRIAYQGYADGRFHIWIAEPDGSEPVQLTRGGFDDREPRWSFDGTTIAFSSDRGGSYDIWTVDVATGELIRRTDDPGQEHTPAWHPDGRSLVYVADEGIAAVAADGTTRTLVPSPGDEVALHAPSWSPDGGRLAYVRHEDTRADLVVDGRVVTEGEDVFLFAAEWLDDHRLLYTADGALRIRDLAEGTTRDVPFEATFELPRVDYRRKEHDFDDRSRHRVRGILTPVLSPDARQVAFVALNDLWLMPLDGTPRRLTHDRFAESNPVFSPDGRYLAYAADRAGTPDLYVRDLRTGRERRVTALDGAEVSPAFSPDGRKLAFQDQDGATYVLDLRTGRVRQLVPPLFGPGRPSWSADGKTLAFVAVKPYSARFREGTSQILTVDVVTGKQTYHAPGGEHASISTRGDDGPVWSPDGRQVAFVVDSTLRIMPVAADGTPRGPARELNGEVADAPSWSGDGRRLLYLSNGTLRLADVTTGKARDVDVPLSYRPDVARGRTVIHAGAFWDGESRRLRHDVDIVVRDNRIESVTPHRAGTHHRGRFVDASEFTVMPGLVDSHVHQEYESRFYGDRQGRISLAYGITSTLSVGDQVYRAMEDRESLDSGARVGPRFYATGEPIDGSRVYYNFMRPTTGDEQVERELSRAEALDYDMIKTYVRLPADRMRTVIEAAHELGVLSASHYLSPGAHLGQDGTTHLAATQRLGYARTLTATATSYGDVVALYGQGGRSVTATLFTTEFLGAEEISADPRLALYPSWTREKLLADTRDNTTAPADPDCDSADCREVRALRAVAEAGGRVVAGTDAPLAYVGAGLHANLRELVGYGWSPYDALRTATVNAAENLGVAEDVGTLEPGKVADLVLVRGNPLRDIDAAMNVEATMVGGHLYTLAELLGPYTGGHGATTAAAATGEEAAPAPATVVSEWADPKVGARYWWHAPEVVAADHAHSCSAYDRPGR; this is encoded by the coding sequence ATGGCCGTGTGCAGCCGCAGGATCGTGTCACGTCGCGTGGGTACCAGGGTTTTCACCGGGTTGACCGCTGTCGGTGTCGTGGGGGTGTTGGCGGCCGGGGCGGTGGTGGTGCCGCGGTCGGTGGCGGCGGCCGAGTCGGAGTGGGTGTCGGTGACCGTCACCGAGGGCACCAATCTCACCGCGTCCGCTGCGCCGGACGGCAGTGTGGTCGTGGATCTGCAGGGGGTGCTTTTCCGGGTCCCTGCCGGTGGTGGGGAGGCCGAGCGGCTGACCTCGGTGGAGGACGAAGCCGCGATGCCCGACGTGGGCCCGGACGGTCGCATCGCCTATCAGGGTTATGCCGACGGTCGTTTCCACATCTGGATCGCTGAGCCCGATGGCAGCGAGCCGGTGCAGCTCACCCGCGGTGGGTTCGACGACCGGGAACCCCGTTGGTCTTTTGACGGCACCACGATCGCGTTCTCGTCCGATCGCGGTGGTTCCTACGACATCTGGACCGTCGATGTGGCCACCGGTGAGCTCATCCGCCGCACCGACGATCCCGGGCAGGAGCACACCCCCGCCTGGCATCCCGACGGGCGGAGCCTGGTTTACGTCGCCGACGAGGGGATCGCCGCGGTGGCCGCTGACGGCACCACCCGCACCCTCGTTCCCTCCCCCGGCGATGAGGTGGCCCTGCACGCTCCTTCCTGGTCGCCGGATGGCGGGCGGCTGGCTTACGTGCGCCATGAGGACACCCGCGCCGATCTCGTCGTCGACGGGCGTGTCGTCACCGAGGGGGAGGACGTGTTCCTCTTCGCTGCCGAGTGGCTCGACGACCACCGGTTGCTCTACACCGCTGACGGCGCGCTCCGTATCCGTGATCTCGCCGAGGGGACCACTCGCGACGTGCCGTTCGAGGCGACGTTCGAGTTGCCGCGTGTCGACTATCGGCGCAAGGAGCATGATTTCGACGATCGTTCGCGCCACCGTGTGCGCGGCATCCTCACCCCGGTGTTGTCGCCGGACGCGCGGCAGGTGGCGTTCGTCGCGTTGAACGACCTGTGGCTCATGCCGTTGGACGGGACACCGCGCAGGCTCACCCACGATCGGTTCGCTGAGAGCAACCCGGTGTTCTCCCCTGACGGTCGGTATCTGGCCTACGCCGCCGACCGTGCCGGCACGCCCGATCTGTATGTGCGGGATCTGCGTACCGGGCGGGAGCGTCGGGTGACCGCGCTCGACGGCGCTGAGGTGTCCCCTGCGTTCTCCCCCGACGGGAGGAAACTGGCCTTCCAGGATCAGGATGGGGCCACCTATGTGCTCGACCTGCGCACCGGGCGGGTGCGGCAGCTGGTGCCGCCGCTGTTCGGGCCCGGACGCCCGAGTTGGTCGGCTGATGGCAAGACGTTGGCGTTCGTGGCGGTCAAACCGTATTCGGCGCGGTTCCGGGAAGGCACCAGCCAGATCCTCACCGTCGATGTCGTCACCGGGAAGCAGACCTATCACGCCCCTGGAGGGGAACACGCCTCGATCTCCACGCGCGGCGACGACGGCCCGGTGTGGTCGCCGGACGGGCGGCAGGTGGCGTTCGTGGTCGACTCCACGTTGCGGATCATGCCGGTGGCCGCTGACGGCACTCCCCGCGGTCCGGCCCGGGAACTCAACGGTGAGGTCGCCGACGCGCCGTCGTGGAGTGGGGATGGCCGCCGGTTGCTGTATCTGTCGAACGGAACCCTGCGGCTGGCCGACGTCACCACCGGCAAGGCCCGTGACGTCGACGTGCCTTTGTCTTATCGGCCCGATGTCGCGCGGGGTCGCACCGTCATCCACGCCGGGGCGTTCTGGGACGGTGAGAGTCGACGGCTGCGTCACGACGTCGACATCGTCGTGCGGGACAACCGCATCGAGTCGGTGACCCCGCACCGCGCGGGCACCCACCACCGTGGCCGGTTCGTCGACGCATCCGAGTTCACCGTGATGCCCGGCCTGGTGGACTCCCATGTCCACCAGGAGTACGAGTCCCGTTTCTACGGTGATCGGCAGGGGCGGATCAGCCTCGCCTACGGCATCACCTCCACGCTGTCGGTGGGTGATCAGGTGTATCGGGCGATGGAGGATCGCGAGTCGCTCGACTCCGGTGCCCGTGTCGGTCCCCGCTTCTACGCCACCGGGGAGCCGATCGACGGCTCACGCGTCTACTACAACTTCATGCGCCCCACCACCGGTGATGAGCAGGTGGAGCGGGAGTTGTCGCGGGCGGAGGCCCTCGACTACGACATGATCAAAACCTATGTGCGGTTGCCCGCCGACCGCATGCGGACGGTGATCGAGGCGGCCCACGAGCTGGGGGTGCTCTCGGCGTCGCACTACCTGTCCCCCGGTGCGCACCTCGGCCAGGACGGCACCACCCACCTGGCCGCCACCCAGCGTCTCGGCTACGCGCGCACGCTCACGGCCACCGCCACTTCCTACGGTGATGTCGTCGCCCTCTACGGGCAAGGCGGGCGTTCGGTGACGGCCACACTGTTCACCACCGAGTTCCTGGGGGCCGAGGAGATCAGCGCCGATCCGCGGCTGGCGCTGTATCCGTCGTGGACACGCGAGAAACTGCTCGCCGACACCCGTGACAACACCACCGCACCGGCCGATCCGGACTGTGACAGCGCCGATTGTCGCGAGGTGCGGGCTCTGCGGGCCGTCGCCGAGGCGGGTGGTCGCGTGGTCGCGGGCACCGACGCGCCGTTGGCGTATGTGGGGGCCGGGTTGCACGCCAACCTGCGGGAACTCGTCGGCTACGGCTGGAGTCCGTACGATGCGCTGCGCACCGCCACCGTGAACGCCGCGGAGAATCTCGGGGTCGCCGAGGATGTGGGCACGCTGGAGCCGGGCAAGGTCGCTGATTTGGTCCTGGTGCGGGGCAATCCGCTGCGTGACATCGACGCGGCCATGAATGTGGAGGCGACCATGGTCGGCGGGCACCTGTACACCTTGGCCGAGCTGTTGGGGCCCTACACCGGGGGCCACGGTGCCACCACGGCCGCCGCGGCCACCGGCGAGGAGGCCGCTCCCGCCCCGGCCACGGTGGTGTCGGAGTGGGCCGACCCTAAGGTCGGGGCCCGCTACTGGTGGCATGCCCCCGAGGTGGTCGCCGCCGACCACGCCCACTCTTGCAGCGCCTACGACCGGCCTGGCCGTTAG
- the fmdA gene encoding formamidase: MPEVKFRVDQSRLFAEQEVLGHNRWHPDVPPVATVRPGEEFRLECREWFDGAIRNDDSADDVRDCDFTQVHKLSGPIAVEGAEPGDLLMVDIVDLGPVPQEKGPVAGQGWGYTGIFARENGGGFLTDHFPGAYKAVWDFRGQTATSRHIPGVSFVGIAHPGLMGTAPSAELLARWNKREGDLIATNPSRVPPLALPPTAENAVLGSLSGAEFERAAQEAARTAPPRENGGNQDIKNLSRGSRVFYPVFVPGAKLSVGDLHFSQGDGEITFCGAIEMGGYIDLHVDVIKGGMEAYGVETPVFIPGRVEPRYSEYLAFAGLSVTESGEQRYLDSHLAYQRACLNAINYLTKFGYTPEQAYLFLGAAPIEGRFSGVVDIPNSCATVYIPTEVFDFDPRPSAGPPKRVDRGQCAVSSR; the protein is encoded by the coding sequence ATGCCTGAGGTCAAATTCCGTGTCGATCAGTCCCGGTTGTTCGCCGAGCAGGAGGTGTTAGGGCATAACCGGTGGCATCCGGATGTGCCGCCGGTGGCGACGGTGCGTCCGGGTGAGGAGTTCCGGTTGGAGTGCCGGGAGTGGTTCGACGGCGCGATCCGTAACGACGATTCGGCCGATGACGTCCGGGATTGCGATTTCACTCAGGTGCACAAGTTGTCGGGGCCGATCGCGGTGGAGGGCGCTGAGCCGGGCGATCTGCTCATGGTGGACATCGTGGATTTGGGGCCGGTGCCGCAGGAGAAGGGGCCGGTGGCTGGTCAGGGCTGGGGGTATACGGGGATTTTCGCTCGGGAGAACGGCGGCGGGTTCTTGACCGATCATTTCCCGGGTGCGTACAAGGCGGTGTGGGATTTCCGTGGTCAAACGGCGACGTCCCGGCATATTCCGGGGGTGTCGTTCGTGGGGATCGCGCACCCGGGGTTGATGGGGACGGCTCCGTCGGCGGAGTTGTTGGCGCGGTGGAACAAGCGGGAGGGCGATCTGATCGCGACGAATCCGTCGCGGGTTCCGCCGTTGGCGTTGCCGCCGACCGCGGAGAATGCGGTGTTGGGTTCGTTGTCGGGTGCGGAGTTCGAGCGGGCGGCGCAGGAGGCGGCGCGTACCGCTCCCCCGCGGGAGAACGGTGGGAACCAGGACATCAAGAACCTGTCGCGGGGTTCGCGGGTGTTTTATCCGGTGTTCGTGCCGGGTGCGAAGTTGTCGGTGGGTGATCTGCACTTCAGTCAGGGTGATGGGGAGATCACCTTCTGTGGTGCTATCGAGATGGGCGGCTACATCGATCTGCATGTCGATGTGATCAAGGGTGGGATGGAGGCTTACGGCGTGGAGACGCCGGTGTTCATCCCGGGTCGGGTGGAGCCGCGGTATTCGGAGTATCTGGCGTTCGCGGGGTTGTCGGTGACGGAGTCCGGTGAGCAGCGGTATCTGGATTCGCACTTGGCGTACCAGCGGGCGTGTTTGAATGCGATCAACTATTTGACCAAGTTCGGGTACACGCCGGAGCAGGCGTATCTGTTCTTGGGTGCGGCGCCGATCGAGGGTCGGTTCTCGGGTGTGGTGGATATTCCGAACTCGTGTGCGACGGTGTACATCCCGACCGAGGTGTTCGATTTCGATCCGAGGCCGTCGGCGGGTCCGCCGAAGCGGGTGGATCGGGGTCAGTGTGCGGTGAGCAGTCGCTGA
- a CDS encoding heavy metal translocating P-type ATPase, translating into MSDACGCGSDEPRTGEEEEREPERLWQVSELRFAAIAGVLLLAGYAVEWAGAGSTLALALKALALVAGAYTFVPSTLKRLAQGKIGVGTLMTIAAVGAVILGEVGEAAMLAFLYSISEGLEEYSLARTRRGLRALLSLVPEETTVLRNGSETVVAPSELRVGDRMLVKPGERIATDGVIRTGRTALDVSAITGESVPVEAGPGSEVFAGSINGTGVLEVEVTTTSEDNSLARIVRIVEAEQSRKGASQRLADRIAKPLVPGVMIAAALIAGIGSLLGDPTTWIERALVVLVAASPCALAISIPVTVVAAIGAASKHGVLVKGGAALEALGRVRGVALDKTGTLTRNQPAVVDVATTDGTPRERVLELAAALEARSEHPLARAILAAVDGETITPAADVEAVTGAGLTGQLDGRPVRLGRPGWLEAGPLAAEVQRMQQAGSTAVLVEDDGRVIGAIAVRDELRPEAAEVITRLCSGGYHVAMLTGDNHATATALAAEAGIDTVHAELRPEDKARIISELGDRRSMAMVGDGVNDAPALATADLGIAMGAMGTDVAIETADVALMGEDLRHLPHTLDHARRARRIMLQNVGLSLGLIIALMPLALFGVLGLAAVVLVHEVAEVVVIANGVRAGRAKPLPTLPGGKPVAERPATVGASA; encoded by the coding sequence GTGAGCGACGCCTGCGGCTGCGGCAGCGACGAGCCCCGCACCGGCGAGGAAGAAGAGCGCGAGCCGGAACGGCTCTGGCAGGTCAGCGAACTGCGCTTCGCCGCGATCGCCGGGGTGCTGCTGCTGGCCGGATACGCGGTGGAGTGGGCCGGGGCGGGCTCCACACTGGCGCTGGCCCTGAAGGCGCTGGCCTTGGTCGCCGGGGCCTACACCTTCGTGCCCTCCACGCTGAAGCGACTGGCCCAGGGCAAGATCGGGGTCGGCACCCTGATGACCATCGCCGCGGTCGGCGCGGTGATCCTGGGTGAGGTCGGCGAGGCCGCGATGCTGGCCTTCCTCTACTCCATCAGCGAGGGCCTGGAGGAATACTCCCTGGCCCGCACCCGCCGCGGGCTGCGGGCGCTGCTGTCCCTGGTCCCCGAGGAAACCACGGTGCTGCGCAACGGCAGCGAGACCGTGGTGGCCCCGTCCGAGTTGCGGGTCGGGGACCGGATGCTGGTCAAGCCCGGGGAGCGCATCGCCACCGACGGCGTGATCCGCACCGGCCGCACCGCGCTGGACGTCTCCGCGATCACCGGCGAGTCCGTGCCGGTCGAAGCGGGCCCCGGCAGTGAGGTGTTCGCCGGGTCGATCAACGGCACCGGGGTGCTGGAGGTCGAGGTCACCACGACCTCCGAGGACAACTCACTAGCGCGGATCGTGCGGATCGTGGAGGCCGAGCAGTCCCGCAAGGGCGCCAGCCAGCGCCTGGCCGACCGCATCGCCAAACCCCTGGTGCCCGGCGTCATGATCGCCGCCGCGCTCATCGCCGGAATCGGCAGCCTCCTCGGCGACCCGACCACCTGGATCGAACGCGCCCTGGTCGTGCTCGTGGCCGCCTCACCCTGCGCGCTGGCGATCTCCATCCCCGTCACCGTCGTCGCCGCCATCGGTGCCGCGAGCAAGCACGGTGTGCTGGTCAAGGGCGGCGCCGCGCTGGAGGCCCTCGGCCGCGTGCGGGGGGTGGCGCTGGACAAGACCGGCACCCTGACCCGCAACCAGCCCGCCGTGGTCGACGTCGCCACCACCGACGGGACCCCGCGCGAGCGGGTGCTCGAGCTGGCCGCGGCGTTGGAGGCCCGCAGCGAACACCCCCTGGCCCGCGCGATCCTCGCCGCCGTCGACGGCGAGACGATCACCCCCGCGGCCGACGTGGAGGCGGTCACCGGCGCCGGGCTGACCGGCCAGCTCGACGGCCGCCCGGTGCGGCTGGGCCGCCCCGGCTGGCTGGAAGCCGGGCCGCTGGCCGCCGAGGTGCAGCGCATGCAGCAGGCCGGGTCCACCGCCGTGCTCGTCGAGGACGACGGCCGCGTGATCGGCGCGATCGCCGTGCGCGACGAACTGCGCCCCGAAGCCGCCGAGGTCATCACCCGGCTGTGCTCCGGCGGCTACCACGTCGCCATGCTCACCGGCGACAACCACGCCACCGCCACCGCCCTGGCCGCCGAAGCCGGTATCGACACCGTGCACGCCGAACTCCGCCCGGAGGACAAGGCCCGCATCATCAGCGAACTGGGCGACCGGCGATCGATGGCGATGGTCGGTGACGGTGTCAACGACGCCCCCGCCCTGGCCACCGCCGACCTGGGCATCGCCATGGGCGCCATGGGCACCGACGTCGCGATCGAAACCGCCGACGTCGCCCTCATGGGCGAAGACCTGCGGCACCTGCCCCACACCCTCGACCACGCCCGCCGCGCCCGACGGATCATGCTGCAAAACGTCGGACTCTCCCTCGGGTTGATCATCGCTTTGATGCCGCTGGCGCTGTTCGGCGTCCTCGGCCTGGCCGCGGTGGTGCTGGTGCACGAGGTGGCCGAGGTCGTGGTCATCGCCAACGGGGTGCGCGCCGGCCGCGCCAAGCCGCTGCCCACACTGCCCGGCGGCAAGCCTGTGGCGGAGCGGCCCGCGACAGTGGGGGCCTCGGCGTAA